A DNA window from uncultured Methanoregula sp. contains the following coding sequences:
- the ppdK gene encoding pyruvate, phosphate dikinase, translating to MKKWVYAFSEGDGKDKKLLGGKGANLCEMTRIGLNVPPGFVITTEACLAYLESPDRVLPPGLLEQVKHELSELEKKSGRVFGGRENPLLVSVRSGSAMSMPGMMDTILNLGLNEETLEGLIRQTGDKRFSYDAYRRFIQLFGKIALGVPEEEFDLVFENAKQNAGVKNDVDLSANDLKEVSKRFLEVVNKNTRKPFPSDPREQLEIAIKAVFGSWGGKRAVDYRREFKITPEMANGTAVNVMAMVFGNMGEDSATGVGFTRDPATGENVLFGEYLVNAQGEDVVAGIRTPKPVAAMAQEMPIIHRELLELRRKLETHYKEVQDFEFTIEKGTLYCLQTRNGKMNVTALVRTSVDMVEEGLLDRKAALLRVPPEMLDQMLFPRLDPKVTKKPIATGLPASPGVAVGIAVFDADRAEKLGRTGQRVILVREETKPEDIHGFFAAQGILTSRGGKTSHAAVVARGMGKPCVSGAEGIVVNVHTRQARVGELDFGEGALITIDGTTGAVYLGEVPMIEAEFSSHLATLLSWADETAHLQVMANADSPEDAGRALTFGAMGIGLCRTERMFNGTDRLPIMVDMIIAETKEDREEALDKLLPFQREDFKAMFRIMASRPVTIRLLDPPIHEFLPAEHQLEEELATLHDLREILRGLHILADSVKYLKPSDGIPPRVEKFTDPQLVEDVIRKKEAMLLKGRALHEVNPMLGHRGVRLGLTFPEIYRMQIRAILEAAAECQKEGTAVSAEIMVPQVCTVQELKRVKVWVDEIRADVEKAFGMKLNIKFGSMLEVVRACLRADNLAEEAEFFSFGTNDLTQATFSFSREDAENKFLPLYNQTGILLDNPFEVLDVKGVGRIMDQAVTWARQSRPGMKIGICGEHGGHPASIRFCHSIGLSYVSCSAPRVPIARLAAAQAVLLESRTRVDKAA from the coding sequence ATGAAGAAGTGGGTATATGCCTTCAGCGAAGGCGATGGAAAGGACAAGAAACTGCTCGGCGGCAAAGGTGCAAACCTCTGCGAGATGACCCGGATCGGTCTCAATGTCCCCCCCGGTTTTGTCATAACAACCGAGGCATGTCTTGCGTACCTCGAGAGTCCGGATCGCGTGCTGCCCCCGGGACTTCTTGAACAGGTAAAACACGAGTTGTCCGAACTGGAGAAGAAGAGCGGCAGGGTCTTTGGCGGGCGCGAGAATCCGCTGCTTGTCTCGGTCCGGTCAGGATCTGCAATGTCCATGCCGGGAATGATGGACACGATCCTGAATCTCGGTCTCAATGAGGAGACTCTTGAAGGTCTCATCAGGCAGACCGGGGACAAGCGGTTCAGTTACGATGCCTACCGGCGTTTCATCCAGCTCTTCGGCAAGATCGCCCTTGGTGTGCCGGAAGAGGAATTCGACCTGGTGTTTGAGAATGCCAAACAGAATGCCGGCGTGAAGAACGATGTGGACCTGTCTGCCAATGATCTTAAGGAAGTCTCCAAGCGGTTCCTTGAGGTTGTGAACAAGAACACCCGGAAACCCTTCCCCTCGGACCCGAGAGAGCAGCTGGAGATTGCCATAAAGGCCGTGTTTGGCTCCTGGGGCGGTAAACGGGCCGTCGACTACCGCAGGGAATTCAAGATCACTCCCGAGATGGCAAACGGCACTGCGGTCAATGTCATGGCAATGGTCTTTGGGAACATGGGTGAGGATTCGGCAACCGGTGTCGGCTTCACCCGCGATCCCGCAACCGGGGAAAACGTCCTCTTTGGCGAGTACCTGGTGAATGCCCAGGGAGAAGATGTCGTGGCCGGGATCCGGACCCCGAAGCCCGTTGCCGCCATGGCCCAGGAGATGCCGATAATACACCGTGAACTTCTGGAACTGCGCAGGAAACTCGAGACTCATTACAAGGAAGTACAGGATTTTGAGTTCACCATCGAGAAAGGAACGCTGTACTGCCTCCAGACCCGGAACGGGAAGATGAATGTCACGGCGCTCGTCCGCACCTCGGTCGATATGGTCGAGGAAGGGCTTCTCGACAGGAAGGCGGCGCTGCTCCGGGTCCCCCCCGAGATGCTTGACCAGATGCTCTTTCCCCGCCTGGATCCCAAGGTTACCAAAAAGCCGATAGCAACCGGGCTTCCTGCCTCCCCGGGGGTGGCAGTGGGGATTGCGGTTTTCGATGCAGACCGGGCAGAGAAACTGGGCCGGACCGGACAGCGGGTTATCCTGGTCCGGGAAGAGACCAAGCCCGAGGATATCCACGGTTTCTTTGCCGCCCAGGGAATCCTGACCAGCCGGGGGGGAAAGACATCCCATGCAGCAGTTGTGGCCCGGGGAATGGGAAAGCCGTGTGTTTCGGGGGCTGAAGGAATCGTTGTCAATGTTCATACGCGCCAGGCCCGGGTCGGGGAACTGGATTTCGGGGAAGGCGCGCTCATCACGATAGACGGCACCACCGGGGCTGTTTATCTGGGGGAAGTCCCGATGATCGAGGCCGAGTTCTCCAGCCATCTCGCCACGCTTCTTTCCTGGGCCGACGAGACAGCGCACCTGCAGGTCATGGCGAATGCCGATTCCCCCGAGGATGCCGGGCGGGCACTCACGTTTGGTGCAATGGGGATCGGTCTCTGCCGCACCGAGCGGATGTTCAATGGCACGGATCGCCTCCCCATCATGGTGGATATGATTATTGCCGAAACAAAGGAAGACCGGGAGGAGGCTCTCGATAAGCTGCTCCCCTTCCAGCGCGAGGATTTCAAGGCAATGTTCCGGATTATGGCATCCCGGCCGGTCACGATTCGCCTTCTCGATCCGCCGATCCATGAGTTCCTTCCGGCCGAACACCAGCTGGAGGAGGAGCTTGCAACCCTGCATGACCTGCGGGAGATCCTCCGAGGCCTGCATATCCTTGCCGATTCCGTAAAATACCTCAAACCCTCCGATGGCATCCCACCCCGGGTGGAAAAATTCACCGACCCGCAGCTGGTCGAGGATGTTATCCGGAAAAAAGAAGCCATGCTCCTGAAAGGAAGAGCCCTGCATGAAGTGAACCCGATGCTGGGCCACCGGGGCGTGCGCCTGGGTCTCACCTTCCCCGAGATTTACCGGATGCAGATCCGTGCCATCCTGGAAGCAGCAGCAGAATGCCAGAAAGAGGGCACAGCGGTCTCTGCCGAGATTATGGTGCCGCAGGTCTGCACGGTCCAGGAGCTCAAGCGGGTAAAAGTCTGGGTTGACGAGATCCGGGCAGATGTGGAAAAAGCCTTTGGAATGAAACTTAATATCAAATTCGGCTCCATGCTGGAGGTGGTAAGAGCCTGCCTCCGGGCTGACAACCTGGCGGAGGAAGCCGAGTTCTTCTCGTTTGGGACCAATGACCTCACCCAGGCCACCTTCTCGTTCTCCCGCGAAGATGCCGAGAACAAGTTCCTGCCCCTGTACAACCAGACCGGCATCCTCCTTGACAACCCGTTCGAGGTGCTCGATGTCAAAGGGGTGGGCCGGATCATGGATCAGGCCGTTACATGGGCCCGTCAGAGCCGGCCCGGCATGAAGATCGGGATCTGCGGGGAGCATGGCGGCCACCCGGCTTCGATCCGGTTCTGCCACTCCATCGGGCTGTCCTATGTCTCCTGTTCCGCCCCCCGGGTGCCCATTGCCCGGCTGGCAGCAGCCCAGGCTGTGCTTCTCGAGAGCCGGACCCGGGTTGACAAGGCAGCCTGA